A single Cucumis melo cultivar AY chromosome 4, USDA_Cmelo_AY_1.0, whole genome shotgun sequence DNA region contains:
- the LOC103503773 gene encoding uncharacterized protein LOC103503773 encodes MAFRSSIAKFSLFSSSSQSLHFHHLFFTCTTPPPRIFRFCSISTASGVKNKTKKEKHKKSKNLKASTLVSKSSESASLSSKLALVKEKRRTRSTKEFDENAIPIGDTAAHIPVMLAEVLDVFSSSSGRPLRSFVDCTVGAGGHSSAIIQAHPELNFYMGMDVDPIALDKAQDRISDFFSEDSDLKAYIVLKNFKYLKSLLADSDEKPLDPGVDGILMDLGMSSMQVDDPERGFRVLGDGPLDMRMDPQASLKAEDILNNWPEIEVGRILRDYGEESNWYSLQNKIVKARSQGGLHSTTQLLDLIRKSTPGFKGGRQGWIKTATRVFQALRIAVNDELNVLQNSLYTCFDCLAPGGRLAVISFHSLEDRVVKQTFLDIINPKTEGDEVAKVIEENEEWIKQTVKGSKGRVLTKRPITPSEEEERLNRRSRSAKLRVIQKNIVLC; translated from the exons ATGGCATTTAGATCATCAATCGCGAAGTTCTCCTTGTTTTCTTCTTCGTCGCAATCTCTCCATTTTCACCATTTGTTCTTCACATGTACTACTCCGCCGCCGAGAATTTTCCGGTTCTGCTCCATTTCTACTGCTTCTGGTGTTAAGAACAAGACAAAGAAGGAGAAGCATAAGAAATCGAAGAATCTCAAGGCGAGTACCTTGGTTTCGAAATCGTCGGAGTCTGCTTCTTTATCTTCGAAGTTAGCTTTGGTGAAGGAGAAAAGGAGGACTCGGTCCACTAAGGAGTTTGATGAGAACGCTATCCCGATTGGCGACACAGCTGCTCACATTCCGGTGATGCTTGCGGAAGTATTGGACGTATTCTCTAGTTCATCCGGAAGGCCGCTACGCTCCTTTGTAGATTGTACCGTCGGTGCCGGTGGACATTCCTCAGCG ATAATTCAAGCGCATCCAGAGTTAAATTTTTACATGGGAATGGATGTTGATCCAATTGCTCTTGACAAGGCTCAAGATCGGATAAGTGATTTCTTCAGTGAGGATTCTGATTTGAAAGCATATATAGTTCTGAAGaactttaaatatttgaaatcacTACTGGCTGATTCAGATGAGAAACCGTTAGATCCTGGAGTTGATGGAATTTTGATGGATTTGGGAATGTCATCCATGCAG GTGGACGACCCTGAAAGAGGATTTAGAGTCCTTGGTGATGGACCTCTTGATATGCGAATGGATCCTCAG GCAAGTCTAAAAGCAGAGGACATATTGAACAATTGGCCGGAAATAGAAGTGGGTCGTATCTTGCGGGATTATGGAGAAGAAAGCAATTGGTATTCTCTTCAGAATAAAATCGTAAAAGCTCGATCACAGGGTGGATTGCATTCCACCACTCAATTACTTGATCTTATCCGCAAATCTACTCCAGGATTTAAAG GAGGAAGACAAGGGTGGATAAAGACAGCGACCAGGGTATTCCAAGCTCTTAGGATTGCTGTTAATGATGAACTCAATGTATTACAAAACTCCCTGTATACCTGTTTTGATTGCCTTGCTCCCGGCGGTCGACTTGCTGTAATCTCCTTCCACAGTTTGGAGGATAGGGTTGTGAAGCAAACATTTCTAGACATCATTAACCCCAAAACAGAAGGAGATGAAGTCGCAAAGGTTATCGAAGAAAATGAAGAATGGATTAAGCAAACTGTCAAGGGTTCCAAAGGCAGAGTCCTCACGAAAAGGCCTATAACTCCATCGGAGGAGGAAGAGAGGTTGAATCGACGTTCTAGGAGTGCTAAGCTCAGAGTAATTCAGAAGAATATTGTTCTTTGCTGA